A region of Solanum dulcamara chromosome 7, daSolDulc1.2, whole genome shotgun sequence DNA encodes the following proteins:
- the LOC129893868 gene encoding rab GTPase-activating protein 22-like isoform X2 — MLHLFFTSVASNVVESIGTRISKLGGVFIGVSGGNGGAFWMERQPSNVGIAFAVTALAGLALAVAVFYTTRGHLKSPWSRRKRKRALAPQQWRSFFTPEGKLRDGGIKFLKKVRSGGVDPSIRAEVWPFLLGVREYESYCRECRRLLKRNGTFNMRETGGMGSDGEGNITEGLDSPDYDDVVTARESLSSEDRSTYVEDSDNPGGTMSDDFSSSKQVTEPNDVSDSESSDSDSSADPDISQTVPSAESMDENTGEVTSKEDSSPSKTEVQSRPCSAEDFATWQRIIRLDAIRANAEWIAYSPSQAVVSESKAHRFAEAVGLKDYEHLEPPRILHAARLVSILEAYALYDPEIGYCQGMSDLLSPIISVMTEDHEAFWCFVGFMTKARHNFRLDEVGIRRQLNIISKIIKQKDSHLYRHLEKLQAEDCFFVYRMVVVLFRRELSFEQTLCLWEVMWADQAAIRAGIGKSAWSRIRLRAPPTDDLLLYAIAASVLQRRKQIIEKYSSMDEILRECQSMAGQLDVWKLLDDAHDLVVTLHDKM, encoded by the exons ATGCTCCATCTCTTCTTCACCTCCGTCGCTTCTAATGTTGTTGAATCCATCGGCACCAGAATCAGTAAGCTCGGTGGAGTATTCATCGGCGTTAGCGGTGGAAACGGTGGTGCTTTCTGGATGGAACGTCAACCTTCGAATGTCGGTATAGCTTTTGCTGTCACGGCCTTGGCCGGTCTCGCCTTGGCCGTCGCCGTTTTCTACACTACTAG AGGTCATCTCAAATCACCATGGTCTCGTAGAAAAAGAAAACGTGCTCTTGCACCCCAACAGTGGAGAAGCTTTTTCACACCAGAAGGAAAACTTCGCGATGGTGGAATTAAATTTCTAAAGAAAGTCCGAAGTGGG GGTGTTGATCCTAGTATCAGGGCTGAGGTTTGGCCATTCCTCCTGGGAGT GAGGGAATATGAGAGCTATTGTAGAGAATGTCGTCGACTGCTGAAACGCAATGGGACCTTTAATATGAGGGAAACTGGTGGAATGGGAAGCGATGGTGAAGGAAATATCACTGAAGGGTTGGATTCCCCTGACTATGATGATGTTGTTACTGCCCGGGAATCTCTCTCCAGTGAGGACAGGAGCACATATGTTGAGGATTCTGATAATCCTGGTGGTACAATGTCAGATGATTTTTCCAGTTCCAAACAAGTGACGGAGCCAAATGATGTCTCTGACTCCGAGTCATCAGACTCAGATTCCTCTGCAGATCCTGATATCAGTCAAACTGTCCCCTCTGCAGAAAGCATGGATGAGAATACTGGTGAAGTGACCTCTAAGGAGGACTCTTCTCCTTCAAAGACAGAAGTCCAGTCACGTCCCTGCAGTGCAGAAGATTTTGCTACATGGCAACGAATAATTCGGCTTGATGCGATTCGTGCTAATGCCGAATGGATAGCATACTCCCCATCTCAAGCTGTAGTATCAGAAAGCAAGGCACACCGTTTTGCAGAGGCTGTTGGGTTGAAGGACTATGAACATCTAGAGCCCCCTAGGATCCTTCATGCTGCTCGGCTAGTCTCCATTCTTGAAGCCTATGCGCTATATGACCCTGAAATTGGTTATTGCCAGGGGATGAGCGATTTGCTTTCACCCATAATTTCTGTTATGACAGAGGACCATGAAGCTTTTTGGTGCTTTGTTGGTTTCATGACAAAGGCTCGGCATAACTTCAGGCTTGATGAGGTTGGAATCAGGAGGCAGCTGAACATTATTTCTAAGATCATCAAACAAAAGGATTCACATCTCTATCGGCACTTGGAGAAGCTCCAAGCAGAGGATTGCTTTTTTGTGTACAGAATGGTGGTAGTTCTTTTCAGGAGGGAATTATCTTTTGAGCAAACGCTCTGCCTATGGGAAGTAATGTGGGCAGACCAGGCTGCTATTAGGGCTGGGATTGGCAAGTCTGCCTGGAGTAGGATTAGGCTTCGTGCCCCACCAACAGATGATCTCTTGCTTTATGCAATTGCAGCATCTGTATTGCAACGGAGGAAACAGATCATAGAGAAGTATAGTAGCATGGATGAAATTTTAAGGGAGTGTCAGAGCATGGCTGGTCAACTGGATGTATGGAAGCTTCTAGATGATGCCCATGACTTGGTGGTTACTCTCCATGACAAGATGTAG
- the LOC129893868 gene encoding rab GTPase-activating protein 22-like isoform X1: protein MLHLFFTSVASNVVESIGTRISKLGGVFIGVSGGNGGAFWMERQPSNVGIAFAVTALAGLALAVAVFYTTRGHLKSPWSRRKRKRALAPQQWRSFFTPEGKLRDGGIKFLKKVRSGGVDPSIRAEVWPFLLGVYELNSSKEERDCIRNQKRREYESYCRECRRLLKRNGTFNMRETGGMGSDGEGNITEGLDSPDYDDVVTARESLSSEDRSTYVEDSDNPGGTMSDDFSSSKQVTEPNDVSDSESSDSDSSADPDISQTVPSAESMDENTGEVTSKEDSSPSKTEVQSRPCSAEDFATWQRIIRLDAIRANAEWIAYSPSQAVVSESKAHRFAEAVGLKDYEHLEPPRILHAARLVSILEAYALYDPEIGYCQGMSDLLSPIISVMTEDHEAFWCFVGFMTKARHNFRLDEVGIRRQLNIISKIIKQKDSHLYRHLEKLQAEDCFFVYRMVVVLFRRELSFEQTLCLWEVMWADQAAIRAGIGKSAWSRIRLRAPPTDDLLLYAIAASVLQRRKQIIEKYSSMDEILRECQSMAGQLDVWKLLDDAHDLVVTLHDKM from the exons ATGCTCCATCTCTTCTTCACCTCCGTCGCTTCTAATGTTGTTGAATCCATCGGCACCAGAATCAGTAAGCTCGGTGGAGTATTCATCGGCGTTAGCGGTGGAAACGGTGGTGCTTTCTGGATGGAACGTCAACCTTCGAATGTCGGTATAGCTTTTGCTGTCACGGCCTTGGCCGGTCTCGCCTTGGCCGTCGCCGTTTTCTACACTACTAG AGGTCATCTCAAATCACCATGGTCTCGTAGAAAAAGAAAACGTGCTCTTGCACCCCAACAGTGGAGAAGCTTTTTCACACCAGAAGGAAAACTTCGCGATGGTGGAATTAAATTTCTAAAGAAAGTCCGAAGTGGG GGTGTTGATCCTAGTATCAGGGCTGAGGTTTGGCCATTCCTCCTGGGAGT CTACGAGTTGAACAGCTCTAAAGAAGAAAGAGATTGTATAAGAAATCAGAAGAG GAGGGAATATGAGAGCTATTGTAGAGAATGTCGTCGACTGCTGAAACGCAATGGGACCTTTAATATGAGGGAAACTGGTGGAATGGGAAGCGATGGTGAAGGAAATATCACTGAAGGGTTGGATTCCCCTGACTATGATGATGTTGTTACTGCCCGGGAATCTCTCTCCAGTGAGGACAGGAGCACATATGTTGAGGATTCTGATAATCCTGGTGGTACAATGTCAGATGATTTTTCCAGTTCCAAACAAGTGACGGAGCCAAATGATGTCTCTGACTCCGAGTCATCAGACTCAGATTCCTCTGCAGATCCTGATATCAGTCAAACTGTCCCCTCTGCAGAAAGCATGGATGAGAATACTGGTGAAGTGACCTCTAAGGAGGACTCTTCTCCTTCAAAGACAGAAGTCCAGTCACGTCCCTGCAGTGCAGAAGATTTTGCTACATGGCAACGAATAATTCGGCTTGATGCGATTCGTGCTAATGCCGAATGGATAGCATACTCCCCATCTCAAGCTGTAGTATCAGAAAGCAAGGCACACCGTTTTGCAGAGGCTGTTGGGTTGAAGGACTATGAACATCTAGAGCCCCCTAGGATCCTTCATGCTGCTCGGCTAGTCTCCATTCTTGAAGCCTATGCGCTATATGACCCTGAAATTGGTTATTGCCAGGGGATGAGCGATTTGCTTTCACCCATAATTTCTGTTATGACAGAGGACCATGAAGCTTTTTGGTGCTTTGTTGGTTTCATGACAAAGGCTCGGCATAACTTCAGGCTTGATGAGGTTGGAATCAGGAGGCAGCTGAACATTATTTCTAAGATCATCAAACAAAAGGATTCACATCTCTATCGGCACTTGGAGAAGCTCCAAGCAGAGGATTGCTTTTTTGTGTACAGAATGGTGGTAGTTCTTTTCAGGAGGGAATTATCTTTTGAGCAAACGCTCTGCCTATGGGAAGTAATGTGGGCAGACCAGGCTGCTATTAGGGCTGGGATTGGCAAGTCTGCCTGGAGTAGGATTAGGCTTCGTGCCCCACCAACAGATGATCTCTTGCTTTATGCAATTGCAGCATCTGTATTGCAACGGAGGAAACAGATCATAGAGAAGTATAGTAGCATGGATGAAATTTTAAGGGAGTGTCAGAGCATGGCTGGTCAACTGGATGTATGGAAGCTTCTAGATGATGCCCATGACTTGGTGGTTACTCTCCATGACAAGATGTAG
- the LOC129893868 gene encoding rab GTPase-activating protein 22-like isoform X3, producing the protein MRALRRSQTSSSSNSSSPSSSSPSSSTSSWIHLRSVLFIVASSPASSSSSNRGHLKSPWSRRKRKRALAPQQWRSFFTPEGKLRDGGIKFLKKVRSGGVDPSIRAEVWPFLLGVYELNSSKEERDCIRNQKRREYESYCRECRRLLKRNGTFNMRETGGMGSDGEGNITEGLDSPDYDDVVTARESLSSEDRSTYVEDSDNPGGTMSDDFSSSKQVTEPNDVSDSESSDSDSSADPDISQTVPSAESMDENTGEVTSKEDSSPSKTEVQSRPCSAEDFATWQRIIRLDAIRANAEWIAYSPSQAVVSESKAHRFAEAVGLKDYEHLEPPRILHAARLVSILEAYALYDPEIGYCQGMSDLLSPIISVMTEDHEAFWCFVGFMTKARHNFRLDEVGIRRQLNIISKIIKQKDSHLYRHLEKLQAEDCFFVYRMVVVLFRRELSFEQTLCLWEVMWADQAAIRAGIGKSAWSRIRLRAPPTDDLLLYAIAASVLQRRKQIIEKYSSMDEILRECQSMAGQLDVWKLLDDAHDLVVTLHDKM; encoded by the exons ATGAGAGCTCTCAGACGAAGTCAGACTTCGTCATCTTCAAATTCCTCTTCACCGTCTTCATCATCACCATCATCATCGACATCGTCGTGGATTCATTTGAGATCAGTTCTATTCATTGTTGCCTCCTCAccagcttcttcttcttcctctaatCG AGGTCATCTCAAATCACCATGGTCTCGTAGAAAAAGAAAACGTGCTCTTGCACCCCAACAGTGGAGAAGCTTTTTCACACCAGAAGGAAAACTTCGCGATGGTGGAATTAAATTTCTAAAGAAAGTCCGAAGTGGG GGTGTTGATCCTAGTATCAGGGCTGAGGTTTGGCCATTCCTCCTGGGAGT CTACGAGTTGAACAGCTCTAAAGAAGAAAGAGATTGTATAAGAAATCAGAAGAG GAGGGAATATGAGAGCTATTGTAGAGAATGTCGTCGACTGCTGAAACGCAATGGGACCTTTAATATGAGGGAAACTGGTGGAATGGGAAGCGATGGTGAAGGAAATATCACTGAAGGGTTGGATTCCCCTGACTATGATGATGTTGTTACTGCCCGGGAATCTCTCTCCAGTGAGGACAGGAGCACATATGTTGAGGATTCTGATAATCCTGGTGGTACAATGTCAGATGATTTTTCCAGTTCCAAACAAGTGACGGAGCCAAATGATGTCTCTGACTCCGAGTCATCAGACTCAGATTCCTCTGCAGATCCTGATATCAGTCAAACTGTCCCCTCTGCAGAAAGCATGGATGAGAATACTGGTGAAGTGACCTCTAAGGAGGACTCTTCTCCTTCAAAGACAGAAGTCCAGTCACGTCCCTGCAGTGCAGAAGATTTTGCTACATGGCAACGAATAATTCGGCTTGATGCGATTCGTGCTAATGCCGAATGGATAGCATACTCCCCATCTCAAGCTGTAGTATCAGAAAGCAAGGCACACCGTTTTGCAGAGGCTGTTGGGTTGAAGGACTATGAACATCTAGAGCCCCCTAGGATCCTTCATGCTGCTCGGCTAGTCTCCATTCTTGAAGCCTATGCGCTATATGACCCTGAAATTGGTTATTGCCAGGGGATGAGCGATTTGCTTTCACCCATAATTTCTGTTATGACAGAGGACCATGAAGCTTTTTGGTGCTTTGTTGGTTTCATGACAAAGGCTCGGCATAACTTCAGGCTTGATGAGGTTGGAATCAGGAGGCAGCTGAACATTATTTCTAAGATCATCAAACAAAAGGATTCACATCTCTATCGGCACTTGGAGAAGCTCCAAGCAGAGGATTGCTTTTTTGTGTACAGAATGGTGGTAGTTCTTTTCAGGAGGGAATTATCTTTTGAGCAAACGCTCTGCCTATGGGAAGTAATGTGGGCAGACCAGGCTGCTATTAGGGCTGGGATTGGCAAGTCTGCCTGGAGTAGGATTAGGCTTCGTGCCCCACCAACAGATGATCTCTTGCTTTATGCAATTGCAGCATCTGTATTGCAACGGAGGAAACAGATCATAGAGAAGTATAGTAGCATGGATGAAATTTTAAGGGAGTGTCAGAGCATGGCTGGTCAACTGGATGTATGGAAGCTTCTAGATGATGCCCATGACTTGGTGGTTACTCTCCATGACAAGATGTAG
- the LOC129894486 gene encoding cytochrome b5-like has translation MAPDRKLHAFEEVAKHNKTKDCWLIISGKVYDVTPFMDDHPGGDEVLLSATGKDATNDFEDVGHSDSAREMMDKYYIGEIDMSTVPLKRAYIPSEQTTYNPDKTPEFIIKILQFLVPILILGLAFAVRHYTKEK, from the exons ATGGCGCCAGATCGGAAACTTCATGCCTTTGAGGAGGTCGCAAAGCACAACAAGACCAAAGATTGCTGGCTTATCATCAGCGGAAAG GTCTATGATGTAACTCCGTTCATGGATGATCATCCAGGTGGTGATGAAGTTTTGCTTTCAGCAACTG GGAAAGATGCAACAAATGACTTTGAAGATGTTGGCCACAGTGATTCTGCTAGAGAGATGATGGATAAGTATTACATTGGGGAAATCGACATGTCAACAGTTCCCCTAAAACGCGCTTATATTCCATCTGAACAAACCACATACAATCCAGACAAGACTCCAGAATTCATTATCAAAATTCTACAGTTCCTTGTACCCATCTTGATCTTGGGCTTGGCCTTTGCAGTACGACACTACACCAAGGAGAAGTAA